In the genome of Cryptomeria japonica chromosome 8, Sugi_1.0, whole genome shotgun sequence, one region contains:
- the LOC131036897 gene encoding probable leucine-rich repeat receptor-like protein kinase At1g35710, with protein MEAMFSCGRVAFAIITILCCFTSPPIACPLSERNLLLDFKAAVVDEYNTLTSWHGFNCCSWRGVSCNLRTGHVSLLDLSGFKLKGNISSSLFQLARLEHLDLSGNLFKGKFSTPHNRKLKSLTFLDLSFAGYVNESSPGLVREFYVSLESLSNLASLEYLSLAEVNISVNKEWGEVVGSLSNLQQLSMSDCGLGGPIPNSLLNLTSLLHLDLSENYLSAHIPAWFENVTGRLVSLDLSGNYNLGGDLSFIGQRKSSLSLTSIDFSGTGMKGRIPSAIWNISCLEHLRLSDTRIEGEIPASIGNLLSLQSLDLSATRIEGEIPASIGNLLSLQSLDLSATRIEGEIPSAIGNALSLESISLSDTRIEGKIPSAIGNVSSLKSLYLYNTYIEGEIPLSIANLSKLVELDLSYNKLTGVIPPSLDSLSSLVSLDLYANKLNGTIPSTISNLVNLRSLSLGSNRLSGLISLSVFDNLTSLDSLYLSYNQLTANIDLTWIPQFKLSSLGLDSCNLDRIPSFLVTQYDLTDLDLSANSIQENIPSWIWNLPSLYYLNLSCNQLTGSLPSRLTLPKYFVYLDLHNNSLKGSLSLPLAGAYLIDLSMNQFNGSIPTYIGAYLQNTRFLSLSRNNLSGAIPDSICTSYLQVLDLSNNTLSRVIPPHLTRNCSSLSVLDLAENHLEGKIPAEWGNITKIHTLKLNGNHLRGVIPSSISKGRSLQVLDLGNNDSHWIGKLSQLRVLVLRSNHFHGSIPRQVIGLPNLQILDLSGNNLSGAIPSNLTNLLAMVNASQSNPNHLEDVRYTNKITISWKGWDVEFVKVLFILKCIDLSNNNLSGGVPSKMGSLQGLIALNLSRNHFSGRIPKTLGYMDQLESLDLSLNRLNGNIPLELEFLSYLEFLNLSYNLLDGKVPHGGQFLTFGESSYLGNSKLTGIPFTNISVCNNFSGYGNCTNIERIGEAKNSDGEMIGWAVGLGLSYGLGFSIVIGVLTLNKRLRKRAFDFYDVVILVIDGCIRG; from the coding sequence ATGGAAGCTATGTTTTCATGTGGCAGAGTTGCATTTGCAATCATAACAATATTATGCTGCTTCACTTCCCCTCCAATTGCATGCCCCCTCTCTGAAAGAAACCTTCTCCTGGATTTCAAGGCAGCAGTTGTAGATGAGTATAACACTCTAACTTCCTGGCACGGATTCAATTGCTGCTCGTGGAGAGGAGTCAGTTGTAATCTCCGCACAGGCCATGTTTCTCTACTGGATCTGAGTGGATTCAAATTGAAAGGTAACATCAGTTCATCGCTGTTCCAACTTGCACGGTTGGAGCACCTCGATCTCAGTGGCAACCTCTTCAAGGGTAAATTCAGTACTCCCCATAATAGAAAGTTGAAGAGTCTCACTTTTCTTGACTTGTCATTTGCTGGTTATGTAAATGAATCCTCTCCGGGTCTTGTAAGGGAATTTTATGTGAGTTTGGAAAGCTTATCAAATCTGGCGAGCTTGGAATACCTCTCTCTTGCTGAAGTGAACATCTCTGTAAACAAAGAGTGGGGTGAAGTTGTTGGCAGTCTATCCAACCTTCAACAACTCAGCATGTCTGACTGTGGGCTTGGAGGACCAATTCCCAATTCCCTTCTCAACCTCACCTCTCTCCTTCATCTCGATCTATCAGAGAACTATTTGTCAGCACATATACCAGCTTGGTTTGAAAATGTGACTGGGCGCTTGGTCTCTCTTGATCTCTCTGGGAATTACAATCTTGGAGGAGACCTTTCTTTCATTGGACAACGAAAGTCTTCTTTGTCACTAACCAGCATTGATTTTTCAGGGACAGGCATGAAGGGCCGAATTCCATCTGCTATATGGAATATCTCATGCTTGGAGCATCTTCGTCTTTCAGATACTAgaattgaaggtgagattccagCTTCTATAGGGAATTTGTTGTCcttgcaaagtcttgatctatcAGCGACCAgaattgaaggtgagattccagCTTCTATAGGGAATTTGTTGTCcttgcaaagtcttgatctatcAGCGACCAgaattgaaggtgagattccatCTGCTATAGGGAATGCGTTGTCCTTGGAAAGTATTTCTCTGTCGGATACCAGAATTGAAGGTAAGATTCCATCTGCTATAGGGAATGTGTCGTCCTTGAAGAGTCTTTATCTATATAATACCTATATTGAAGGTGAGATTCCTCTTTCCATAGCTAATCTCTCTAAACTTGTTGAATTGGACCTGTCCTACAACAAGTTAACCGGGGTAATCCCACCTTCATTGGATTCACTTTCTTCCCTTGTCAGTCTTGACCTTTATGCCAACAAATTGAATGGTACGATTCCATCTACAATTTCAAATCTTGTTAACTTAAGAAGCCTTTCGCTCGGCTCCAATAGGTTAAGCGGCCTCATTTCCCTTTCCGTATTCGACAATCTCACTAGTCTTGATAGCCTGTATCTTTCTTACAATCAGTTAACTGCAAACATTGATTTAACATGGATTCCGCAGTTTAAGCTTTCCTCTTTGGGACTAGACTCTTGCAATTTAGATAGAATTCCATCGTTTCTTGTGACCCAATATGACTTGACGGATCTGGACCTATCTGCTAACAGTATCCAAGAAAATATTCCATCTTGGATATGGAACTTACCCAGTCTTTATTATTTGAACCTTAGTTGTAATCAATTAACAGGGTCATTACCATCTAGACTAACCTTACCCAAGTATTTTGTATATCTAGATTTGCACAATAATAGCTTAAAAggttctctttctcttcctctcgcTGGAGCTTATCTGATAGATCTGTCGATGAATCAGTTTAATGGTTCTATTCCTACTTACATTGGTGCGTATCTTCAAAATACAAGGTTCTTATCCTTGTCGCGGAATAATCTCAGTGGAGCGATTCCAGATTCTATTTGCACTTCATATTTGCAGGTTCTTGACCTTTCAAATAATACGCTGAGCAGAGTCATTCCTCCTCATTTAACCAGGAATTGTTCTTCTCTTAGTGTTCTAGATTTGGCGGAAAATCATCTGGAAGGTAAAATACCAGCAGAATGGGGCAACATTACAAAGATTCATACATTGAAGCTCAATGGTAATCATTTGAGAGGAGTTATTCCCTCATCCATTTCAAAAGGCCGATCTCTGCAAGTATTGGATTTAGGAAATAATGATTCCCACTGGATTGGAAAGCTATCACAGCTGCGTGTGCTGGTCTTAAGGTCTAATCATTTTCATGGTAGTATCCCACGCCAGGTAATTGGCCTTCCAAATCTTCAAATTTTGGACCTTTCTGGCAACAACCTTTCAGGAGCTATTCCAAGCAACCTTACAAACTTGCTCGCAATGGTCAATGCATCGCAGAGTAATCCAAACCATTTGGAAGACGTTAGATATACAAATAAAATAACAATTTCCTGGAAAGGCTGGGATGTTGAATTTGTGAAAgttctctttattcttaaatgtattgatctttcaaacaacaacttatCAGGGGGCGTTCCTTCTAAAATGGGATCTCTTCAAGGCTTGATAGCCCTTAACCTTTCAAGGAATCATTTCAGTGGCCGAATCCCAAAAACATTGGGATACATGGATCAACTAGAGTCTCTGGACCTCTCGCTAAACAGGTTGAATGGCAACATTCCCTTAGAACTTGAGTTCCTGAGTTATTTGGAGTTCTTGAATCTATCTTACAACTTGCTTGATGGAAAAGTACCCCATGGAGGGCAGTTTCTAACTTTTGGGGAGTCATCTTACTTAGGCAATTCTAAGCTAACTGGGATTCCATTTACCAATATAAGCGTCTGCAACAACTTTTCTGGCTATGGCAACTGCACAAATATTGAGAGAATTGGTGAAGCAAAGAATTCAGATGGCGAAATGATAGGATGGGCAGTCGGACTTGGATTGAGTTATGGTTTGGGATTCTCTATTGTGATTGGAGTATTGACTTTAAATAAGAGGTTGAGAAAGAGAGCCTTCGATTTTTATGATGTTGTAATATTAGTTATTGATGGGTGTATAAGAGGTTAA